The following are encoded together in the Thunnus maccoyii chromosome 18, fThuMac1.1, whole genome shotgun sequence genome:
- the psmd3 gene encoding 26S proteasome non-ATPase regulatory subunit 3 — MKETAAKRREKAGRAEKKEPKEPQDVEMPEEEAANAAKQPRELDSLTLDDIKEHVKQIEKAVSGKEPRFVLRALRALPSTSRRLNTNVLHKAVTGFFTNNTNTRDFLLGFLEEPMEMADGDVQFRPRTGKAATAPLLPEVEAYLQLLLVVHLTNNKRYTEAQKVSDDLLQKIGSKNRRALDLVAAKCYYYHARVYEFLKQFDTIRSFLHTRLRTATLRHDADGQAVLLNLLLRNYLHFNLYDQAEKLVSKSVFPELANNNEWARYLYYTGRIKAIQLEYSEARRTLTNALRKAPQHTAVGFKQTVHKLLIVVELLLGEIPDRLQFRQPSLKRSLMPYFLLTQAVRTGNLAKFNQVLEQFGEKFQTDGTYTLIIRLRHNVIKTGVRMISLSYSRISLADIAQKLQLDSPEDAEFIVAKAIRDGVIEASINHEKGFVQSKETMDIYGTREPQLAFHQRISFCLDIHNMSVKAMRFPPKAYNKDLESAEERREREQQDLEFAKEMAEDDDDSFP; from the exons acaTTAAGGAGCATGTGAAGCAGATAGAGAAGGCGGTGTCGGGGAAGGAGCCTCGGTTCGTGCTGCGAGCTCTGCGAGCGTTGCCGTCCACCAGCCGCCGCCTCAACACCAACGTGCTGCACAAAGCCGTCACCGGCTTCTTCACCAACAACACCAACACCAGAGACTTCCTGCTGGGCTTCCTGGAGGAG ccgATGGAGATGGCGGACGGAGACGTGCAGTTCCGTCCTCGGACGGGAAAAGCAGCGACGGCTCCGCTGCTGCCGGAGGTGGAAGCTtatctgcagctgctgctggtggttcACCTGACGAACAACAAGAGATACACAGAg GCTCAGAAGGTGTCTGACGACCTGCTGCAGAAGATCGGCTCCAAGAACCGCAGAGCTCTGGACCTGGTGGCTGCCAAGTGTTACTACTATCACGCACGAGTGTACGAGTTCCTGAAGCAGTTCGACACCATccgcag CTTCCTGCACACTCGCCTGCGTACGGCGACGCTGCGTCACGACGCCGACGGTCAGGCGGTTCTCCTGAACCTGCTGCTGAGGAATTACCTGCACTTCAACCTGTACGACCAGGCTGAGAAACTGGTGTCCAAGTCCGTGTTCCCAGAGCTCGCCAACAACAACGAGTGGGCCCGATACCTGTACTACACAG GTCGTATTAAGGCGATCCAGTTGGAGTATTCTGAGGCTCGCAGGACTCTGACCAACGCTCTGAGGAAAGCTCCacaacacactgctgtgggctTCAAACAGACG gtcCACAAGCTGCTGATCGTGGTGGAGCTGTTACTGGGAGAGATTCCTGACAGACTCCAGTTCAGACAGCCGTCACTCAAAAGATCCCTGATGCCGTATTTTCTGCTCACACAGg cggtGAGAACAGGTAACCTGGCTAAGTTTAACCAGGTGTTGGAGCAGTTTGGGGAGAAGTTTCAGACCGACGGGACGTACACACTCATCATCCGCCTGAGACACAACGTCATCAAGACCG gtGTGCGGATGATCAGCCTGTCGTACTCTCGTATCTCTCTGGCCGACATCGCTCAGAAGCTGCAGCTCGACAGTCCAGAGGACGCAGAGTTCATCGTTGCCAAG GCGATCCGTGACGGCGTGATCGAGGCCAGCATCAACCATGAGAAAGGCTTCGTCCAATCAAAAGAGACCATGGACATCTACGGGACCAGAGAGCCTCAGCTGGCGTTTCACCAGAGGATCTCCTTCTGCCTCGACATCCACAACATGTCTGTGAAG GCCATGAGGTTTCCTCCAAAAGCTTACAACAAAGACCTGGAGTCAGCAGAG gAGCGTCGGGAGCGTGAGCAGCAGGATCTGGAGTTCGCCAAAGAAATGGCCGAAGATGACGACGACAGTTTCCCATGA
- the LOC121884334 gene encoding uncharacterized protein LOC121884334, which produces MNTVTVVALLHCFLFAVLVQSAPLGSASEPPAAFRTVAERAKTLVEKILKDIPIAHAATITTEGLTLDASGQTTNLQMMVKTLGIPDAPVIKPLSERFTLDMYVSRMSAGSRLYQGLLGVLSDRLSGLSDLRSELRDLLTQISKMREAAQLATGSDADQNQSLDLASRLQGNYEVQVAAHMTLSKLRSFCHDLIRSLRAVATYRPSPAGTV; this is translated from the exons ATGAACACCGTGACAG TTGTCGCTCTCCTTCACTGCTTCCTGTTTGCAGTTTTGGTCCAATCAGCTCCCCTTGGCTCGGCGTCCGAGCCTCCGGCAGCGTTCAGGACGGTGGCCGAGCGAGCGAAGACACTAGTGGAGAAAATCCTGAAAGACATCCCCATCGCCCACGCCGCCACCATCACTACCGAG GGTTTGACCCTTGACGCCTCCGGACAGACAACGAACCTGCAGATGATGGTGAAAACGCTCGGCATCCCTGACGCACCCGTCATCAAACCGCTGTCCGAACGCTTCACACTG GACATGTATGTGAGTCGTATGTCAGCGGGCAGCCGGTTGTACCAGGGGCTGCTGGGAGTTTTGTCGGACCGACTGAGCGGACTGAGCGACCTGCGATCCGAACTCAGAGACCTGCTGACCCAGATCAGCAAG atgaGGGAGGCAGCTCAGCTCGCTACCGGCAGTGATGCGGATCAGAACCAGAGTCTGGACCTTGCCTCTCGTCTCCAGGGTAACTACGAGGTCCAGGTGGCGGCCCACATGACGCTGTCAAAGCTCCGCTCCTTCTGTCACGACCTGATCCGCAGCCTGAGAGCTGTCGCCACCTACAGACCCAGCCCTGCAGGTACAGTCTAA